A single Colias croceus chromosome 10, ilColCroc2.1 DNA region contains:
- the LOC123694968 gene encoding glucose transporter type 1-like isoform X1 yields the protein MQYDTENRSSLLRARESLSRPKMTSGGTTGPLLYAVFAAVLGMLQFGFNTGVINAPRTFIENFINENYNVNSGVVFSVIVSIFAVGGMIGCPLASWIADKRGRKFALIINAAFGIVGAVLMGFSKTSTSLAMLIIGRFFIGINCGFATTASPTYVSEIAPVRLRGAFGTVNQLAVAFGMVGGQILGIDVILGSDEGWPWLLGLAIIPSAVQLIMLPFAPETPRYLLLSQRDEEQSRKILSSIRGTDEIDDEIRDMQIEDQAMKNEQKFTIGDLIRIDSLRTPLIIGIVMHLSQQLGGINAVLYFSSSIFVKTGLSEGDARLASIGVGSMLFIMALVSIPLMDRLGRRTLQLVGLGGMTVFSVLMTIAFFTYENNQTMSVFAVIFTLLYVGFFGVGPSSIPWMILSELFGQGARSAAVSVGALVNWLANFVVGLTFIPMSDLLGNYVFLPYTVLLILFYVFTYFKLPETKNRTIEEVTALFKK from the exons ATGCAGTACGACACTGAGAATAGGTCGTCACTTCTTCGTGCGCGAG AGTCTTTATCGCGGCCCAAAATGACGAGTGGCGGGACTACGGGGCCGCTCCTGTACGCCGTGTTTGCGGCCGTACTGGGAATGCTGCAGTTTGGCTTCAACACCGGAGTCATCAATGCCCCCAGAACGTTTATAGAGAACTTTATCAATGAAAACTACAACGTCAATAGCGGGGTCGTCTTCAGTGTTATCGTCAGCATCTTCGCTGTTGGTGGCATGATTGGATGCCCGCTAGCCAGCTGGATCGCCGACAAGCGTGGTCGTAAATTCGCCCTGATAATAAATGCGGCGTTCGGCATCGTAGGTGCCGTCCTGATGGGCTTCAGCAAAACTTCAACGTCACTGGCCATGCTTATTATTGGCAGATTTTTCATCGGCATCAACTGTGGATTCGCTACAACCGCATCACCAACTTATGTCTCCGAAATAGCTCCAGTGCGACTGCGTGGTGCATTCGGGACCGTTAATCAATTAGCCGTAGCTTTCGGTATGGTTGGAGGACAAATTCTCGGCATTGACGTGATTCTGGGCAGCGATGAAGGATGGCCATGGCTCCTCGGATTAGCTATCATACCGTCAGCTGTCCAACTGATAATGTTGCCTTTCGCTCCAGAAACCCCACGATATCTGTTACTTTCACAACGCGATGAAGAACAATCTAGAAAAATTCTATCCAGCATCAGAGGCACTGATGAAATTGACGATGAAATCCGAGACATGCAGATCGAGGATCAAGCTATGAAAAATGAGCAGAAATTTACAATCGGCGATTTAATTCGTATTGATTCGTTAAGAACACCCTTAATTATTGGTATTGTGATGCATTTATCTCAACAACTGGGTGGAATAAACgctgtattatatttttcgtcATCGATTTTCGTAAAGACTGGTCTTTCGGAAGGAGATGCTCGTCTAGCTTCAATTGGAGTCGGCAGCATGTTGTTTATAATGGCCTTGGTTTCGATTCCTTTGATGGACCGTCTCGGCAGAAGAACATTGCAACTGGTTGGTCTCGGTGGAATGACAGTGTTCTCAGTGCTCATGACTATTGCATTTTTCACGTACGAAAACAATCAAACGATGAGCGTATTCGCTGTTATATTTACCTTACTATATGTCGGTTTCTTCGGTGTTGGTCCTAGCTCCATACCTTGGATGATTTTGTCGGAATTGTTCGGTCAAGGTGCAAGGAGCGCGGCTGTGAGCGTGGGGGCTCTAGTCAATTGGTTGGCCAACTTCGTCGTTGGTTTAACATTCATTCCTATGTCTGATCTATTAGGTAACTACGTATTTTTACCGTATACGGTGTTGTTGATTTTATTCTATGTATTCACTTATTTCAAACTACCCGAAACGAAGAACAGGACGATAGAGGAGGTAACAGCTCTTTTCAAGAAATAG
- the LOC123694968 gene encoding glucose transporter type 1-like isoform X2, with product MTSGGTTGPLLYAVFAAVLGMLQFGFNTGVINAPRTFIENFINENYNVNSGVVFSVIVSIFAVGGMIGCPLASWIADKRGRKFALIINAAFGIVGAVLMGFSKTSTSLAMLIIGRFFIGINCGFATTASPTYVSEIAPVRLRGAFGTVNQLAVAFGMVGGQILGIDVILGSDEGWPWLLGLAIIPSAVQLIMLPFAPETPRYLLLSQRDEEQSRKILSSIRGTDEIDDEIRDMQIEDQAMKNEQKFTIGDLIRIDSLRTPLIIGIVMHLSQQLGGINAVLYFSSSIFVKTGLSEGDARLASIGVGSMLFIMALVSIPLMDRLGRRTLQLVGLGGMTVFSVLMTIAFFTYENNQTMSVFAVIFTLLYVGFFGVGPSSIPWMILSELFGQGARSAAVSVGALVNWLANFVVGLTFIPMSDLLGNYVFLPYTVLLILFYVFTYFKLPETKNRTIEEVTALFKK from the coding sequence ATGACGAGTGGCGGGACTACGGGGCCGCTCCTGTACGCCGTGTTTGCGGCCGTACTGGGAATGCTGCAGTTTGGCTTCAACACCGGAGTCATCAATGCCCCCAGAACGTTTATAGAGAACTTTATCAATGAAAACTACAACGTCAATAGCGGGGTCGTCTTCAGTGTTATCGTCAGCATCTTCGCTGTTGGTGGCATGATTGGATGCCCGCTAGCCAGCTGGATCGCCGACAAGCGTGGTCGTAAATTCGCCCTGATAATAAATGCGGCGTTCGGCATCGTAGGTGCCGTCCTGATGGGCTTCAGCAAAACTTCAACGTCACTGGCCATGCTTATTATTGGCAGATTTTTCATCGGCATCAACTGTGGATTCGCTACAACCGCATCACCAACTTATGTCTCCGAAATAGCTCCAGTGCGACTGCGTGGTGCATTCGGGACCGTTAATCAATTAGCCGTAGCTTTCGGTATGGTTGGAGGACAAATTCTCGGCATTGACGTGATTCTGGGCAGCGATGAAGGATGGCCATGGCTCCTCGGATTAGCTATCATACCGTCAGCTGTCCAACTGATAATGTTGCCTTTCGCTCCAGAAACCCCACGATATCTGTTACTTTCACAACGCGATGAAGAACAATCTAGAAAAATTCTATCCAGCATCAGAGGCACTGATGAAATTGACGATGAAATCCGAGACATGCAGATCGAGGATCAAGCTATGAAAAATGAGCAGAAATTTACAATCGGCGATTTAATTCGTATTGATTCGTTAAGAACACCCTTAATTATTGGTATTGTGATGCATTTATCTCAACAACTGGGTGGAATAAACgctgtattatatttttcgtcATCGATTTTCGTAAAGACTGGTCTTTCGGAAGGAGATGCTCGTCTAGCTTCAATTGGAGTCGGCAGCATGTTGTTTATAATGGCCTTGGTTTCGATTCCTTTGATGGACCGTCTCGGCAGAAGAACATTGCAACTGGTTGGTCTCGGTGGAATGACAGTGTTCTCAGTGCTCATGACTATTGCATTTTTCACGTACGAAAACAATCAAACGATGAGCGTATTCGCTGTTATATTTACCTTACTATATGTCGGTTTCTTCGGTGTTGGTCCTAGCTCCATACCTTGGATGATTTTGTCGGAATTGTTCGGTCAAGGTGCAAGGAGCGCGGCTGTGAGCGTGGGGGCTCTAGTCAATTGGTTGGCCAACTTCGTCGTTGGTTTAACATTCATTCCTATGTCTGATCTATTAGGTAACTACGTATTTTTACCGTATACGGTGTTGTTGATTTTATTCTATGTATTCACTTATTTCAAACTACCCGAAACGAAGAACAGGACGATAGAGGAGGTAACAGCTCTTTTCAAGAAATAG